The Pseudolabrys sp. FHR47 genome contains a region encoding:
- the otsA gene encoding alpha,alpha-trehalose-phosphate synthase (UDP-forming), producing MSRLVVVSNRVGIPDGSARAGGLEVSIRPALKKRGGIWFGWSGKVAEDRTGAAKTVEHDKVSYITIDLLKDDYEEFYNGFANRVLWPILHYRLDLAEFTRRDLGGYFRVNQYFVENLERVLRPDDVIWVHDYHLMPLAQMLRERGHKNRIGFFLHIPCPPPEILTGLPNHERLIPALCHYDLVGFQTENDANNFSRYLAIEVGLKRAGDDAFHYEDRIVQTGIFPVGVETEAFARLARRAVNSQFVRHVMTSMADRALIIGVDRLDYSKGIPERFNAFERFLTEFSDWRGLVTYLQITPRSRSDIREYADIARQVGELVGRINGTFGEASWTPLRYVNKAHSRTALAGLYRFARVGLVTPLRDGMNLVAKEYIAAQNPEDPGVLVLSRFAGAARECGAALLVNPYDSEGVAIAINRALGMPLEERRMRHEANFAVLVKNDLTHWAERFLGLLEGPMAAEAEVRPAVRRVGGAG from the coding sequence TTGTCACGACTTGTGGTCGTTTCCAATCGTGTGGGTATTCCCGACGGCAGCGCCCGGGCGGGCGGACTTGAAGTGTCAATCCGGCCTGCTTTGAAAAAGCGCGGCGGCATCTGGTTTGGCTGGAGCGGCAAGGTGGCCGAGGACCGGACCGGCGCGGCCAAGACCGTCGAGCATGACAAGGTCTCGTACATTACGATCGACCTGCTCAAGGACGACTATGAGGAGTTCTACAACGGTTTCGCCAACCGGGTGCTGTGGCCGATCCTGCACTATCGGCTCGATCTTGCCGAATTCACGCGCCGCGATCTCGGCGGCTATTTCCGCGTCAACCAGTACTTCGTCGAGAATCTCGAACGGGTGCTGCGGCCCGACGATGTCATCTGGGTGCACGATTATCACCTGATGCCGCTGGCGCAGATGCTGCGCGAGCGCGGCCACAAGAACCGCATCGGCTTTTTTCTGCACATCCCCTGTCCGCCGCCGGAAATCCTCACCGGATTGCCAAACCACGAGAGGCTGATCCCGGCGCTGTGCCACTACGATCTCGTCGGCTTCCAGACCGAGAACGACGCCAACAATTTTTCGCGCTATCTCGCCATCGAAGTCGGCCTCAAGCGCGCCGGTGACGACGCCTTCCACTATGAGGATCGCATTGTGCAAACCGGCATTTTTCCGGTTGGCGTCGAAACGGAAGCCTTTGCGCGTCTGGCACGGCGCGCCGTGAACAGCCAGTTCGTTCGCCATGTGATGACCAGCATGGCCGACCGCGCGCTGATCATCGGCGTCGACCGTCTGGATTACAGCAAGGGCATTCCGGAGCGCTTCAATGCCTTCGAGCGGTTCCTCACCGAGTTCTCCGACTGGCGCGGGCTGGTGACCTATCTGCAAATCACGCCGCGCAGCCGTTCCGACATTCGTGAATATGCCGATATCGCCCGTCAGGTCGGTGAATTGGTCGGTCGCATCAACGGCACCTTCGGCGAGGCTTCGTGGACGCCGCTACGTTACGTCAACAAGGCGCACAGCCGCACGGCGCTGGCGGGGCTTTATCGCTTTGCTCGCGTCGGCTTGGTGACGCCGTTGCGCGACGGCATGAATCTGGTGGCCAAGGAATACATCGCGGCGCAGAATCCGGAAGATCCGGGCGTTCTTGTGCTGTCGCGCTTTGCCGGTGCGGCGCGCGAATGCGGCGCGGCGCTGCTGGTCAATCCTTATGATTCGGAAGGCGTTGCCATCGCCATCAACCGTGCGCTGGGCATGCCGCTCGAGGAGCGGCGCATGCGGCACGAGGCGAATTTCGCGGTGCTGGTCAAGAACGACCTGACGCATTGGGCGGAGCGGTTTCTCGGCCTGCTCGAGGGGCCGATGGCGGCTGAGGCTGAAGTTCGGCCGGCAGTCCGGCGGGTTGGCGGCGCGGGATAG
- a CDS encoding cytochrome c gives MIKSAILIAAMVLALFDSAQANDPVRGGALAQQTCTRCHNIRAGPRLTGHPTVPTFAELSRSTSLNASQLAVYLAFGHTPMGNRFVPIGEASDLAAYIVSLQRR, from the coding sequence ATGATCAAATCAGCAATTCTGATCGCGGCGATGGTCCTGGCCCTGTTCGACTCGGCGCAGGCCAACGACCCGGTGCGCGGTGGTGCCCTGGCGCAACAAACGTGCACTCGTTGTCATAACATCCGCGCCGGCCCGCGCCTGACCGGGCACCCCACCGTACCGACTTTTGCCGAACTCTCGCGGAGCACGAGTCTGAATGCCAGCCAGCTCGCAGTCTACCTGGCCTTCGGTCACACCCCGATGGGCAATCGATTTGTGCCGATCGGCGAGGCCAGCGATCTTGCCGCCTACATCGTTTCACTGCAACGCCGCTGA
- a CDS encoding chemotaxis protein CheW, producing the protein MSQVELSSETAIAARPKDWAGVDTPDAAGGAAQIQFISFAIGDDQYGVDIMAVREIKGWADITHLPKQPEYVRGVLNLRGAIVPIVDLRCRFGQGLTETTPLHIVIIVQIDGRQVGLIGDRVLDIVSVEASEIQKVPRTGNGPQNDFLAGLVTHDDVMIALIDLPHLLSVDELAGAARVAA; encoded by the coding sequence ATGAGCCAAGTCGAGCTTTCATCGGAAACCGCCATCGCCGCCCGCCCCAAGGATTGGGCCGGTGTCGACACGCCGGACGCCGCGGGCGGTGCGGCGCAAATCCAGTTCATCAGCTTCGCCATCGGCGACGACCAGTACGGCGTCGACATCATGGCGGTGCGTGAGATCAAGGGCTGGGCTGACATCACCCATCTGCCGAAGCAGCCTGAATATGTTCGCGGCGTGCTCAACTTGCGCGGCGCCATCGTTCCGATTGTCGATCTGCGCTGTCGCTTCGGCCAGGGGCTGACCGAAACCACGCCGCTGCACATCGTCATCATCGTGCAGATAGACGGCCGTCAGGTCGGCCTGATCGGCGATCGCGTCCTCGACATCGTCTCGGTCGAAGCGTCCGAAATTCAGAAGGTGCCTCGCACCGGCAACGGTCCGCAGAACGACTTCCTGGCCGGCCTTGTCACGCACGACGACGTCATGATCGCGCTGATCGATCTGCCTCATCTGCTGTCGGTCGACGAGCTCGCAGGAGCGGCAAGGGTGGCCGCATAG
- a CDS encoding phosphodiesterase, with translation MTAPILIAQISDLHIKQPGALAYGIVDTAAALSRCVDALNRLAPRPALVVISGDLCDTPTAEEYEHLLRLLAPLELPYLAVPGNHDGRELMRAAIPALPYARPQGALNMRQAVGALDIIALDSSVPGRSHGELDADTLAFLDESLAASPDRPALVFLHHPPFVTGIGHMDVQNLRNADALSFILSRHPRARLVAAGHVHRATLTTFGGIAATICPAPNHAVALDLDARLPPSFKVEPPAFHLHAWFAGGPFGHLVTHTVPIGDVEGPHPFFDANGRLL, from the coding sequence ATGACCGCTCCCATCCTGATCGCGCAGATTTCCGATTTGCACATCAAGCAGCCCGGCGCGCTCGCTTATGGCATCGTTGATACCGCTGCCGCGCTGAGCCGCTGCGTTGACGCGCTCAACCGGCTTGCGCCGCGCCCGGCACTCGTCGTCATCTCCGGCGACCTGTGCGACACACCGACGGCCGAGGAATACGAGCATCTGCTGCGTCTGCTGGCGCCGCTCGAGCTTCCTTATCTGGCCGTGCCCGGCAATCACGACGGCCGCGAGCTGATGCGCGCCGCCATCCCCGCACTGCCCTACGCCCGGCCGCAGGGTGCGCTCAACATGAGGCAGGCGGTCGGCGCGCTCGACATCATCGCTCTCGATTCAAGCGTGCCGGGCCGCTCTCATGGCGAGCTCGATGCCGACACACTCGCGTTCCTCGACGAAAGCCTCGCCGCATCGCCGGATCGTCCGGCCCTGGTGTTTCTGCACCATCCGCCTTTCGTCACCGGGATCGGACATATGGATGTGCAGAACCTGCGCAACGCCGACGCGCTGAGTTTCATCCTGTCGCGGCATCCGCGCGCGCGGCTCGTCGCCGCGGGACACGTCCACCGCGCGACCCTCACGACCTTCGGCGGTATTGCAGCGACGATCTGCCCGGCGCCCAATCACGCCGTTGCGCTCGATCTCGATGCGCGGCTGCCGCCGTCCTTCAAGGTCGAGCCGCCGGCCTTTCACCTGCACGCCTGGTTTGCCGGCGGTCCTTTCGGCCACCTCGTCACCCACACAGTGCCGATCGGCGATGTCGAAGGCCCGCATCCGTTCTTCGATGCCAACGGCCGCTTGCTGTAG
- a CDS encoding ABC transporter ATP-binding protein, with translation MTAPENEPHGVTVRVENCGKTFANGARALLPVTLEISRGETVVFLGPSGCGKTTMLRMIAGLEQPDAGGRILFDGADVTPVPIEKRQVGMVFQSYALFPNMDVAENIGYALKLRGVSAAERARRVAELVALTGIEGLEHRRVDQLSGGQRQRVALARAVAARPKVLLLDEPLTALDAALRIRLRDELDQLLRRLGITTIYVTHDQAEAMELGDRIVVMRKGDIAQIGSPRDIYFAPESRFVAEFVGAANIIEAECRDGALHLPGGKLAVDKAAGNGKVIAMIRPESFAIADPATATLSGEVDTVSFVGDRLRLTVRGAADKPLAVDAPNTLALRPGDRVGLAIDPAAIRLLPPNEAP, from the coding sequence ATGACCGCCCCTGAAAACGAACCGCACGGCGTCACCGTGCGCGTGGAAAACTGCGGCAAGACTTTTGCCAACGGCGCCCGCGCGCTGCTGCCGGTCACGCTCGAGATCAGCCGCGGCGAGACGGTCGTTTTTCTCGGGCCCTCCGGCTGCGGCAAGACGACCATGCTGCGCATGATCGCAGGCCTCGAACAGCCCGACGCCGGCGGCCGCATCCTGTTCGACGGCGCCGACGTCACCCCGGTGCCGATCGAGAAGCGTCAGGTCGGCATGGTGTTCCAGTCCTACGCGCTGTTCCCCAACATGGATGTTGCGGAGAACATCGGCTACGCCCTGAAACTCCGCGGTGTCAGCGCCGCGGAGCGCGCTCGGCGGGTCGCCGAACTCGTGGCACTGACCGGCATCGAAGGTCTCGAACATCGCCGCGTCGACCAGCTCTCCGGCGGCCAGCGCCAGCGCGTCGCGCTTGCCCGGGCCGTGGCGGCTCGACCCAAGGTTCTGTTGCTCGACGAACCGCTCACGGCGCTCGATGCAGCGCTGCGCATCCGCCTGCGCGACGAACTCGATCAGTTGCTGCGCCGGCTCGGAATCACCACGATCTACGTGACGCACGACCAGGCCGAGGCCATGGAGCTTGGCGACCGCATCGTGGTCATGCGCAAGGGCGACATCGCCCAGATCGGCTCGCCGCGCGACATCTACTTCGCGCCGGAGAGCCGCTTCGTCGCCGAATTCGTCGGCGCCGCGAACATCATCGAAGCAGAATGCCGCGACGGCGCGCTGCACCTGCCGGGCGGAAAGCTCGCGGTCGACAAGGCGGCCGGAAACGGCAAGGTCATCGCCATGATCCGTCCCGAGTCCTTTGCGATCGCCGATCCAGCCACCGCCACGCTCTCGGGCGAAGTCGATACTGTGAGCTTCGTCGGCGACCGCCTGCGCCTGACCGTGCGCGGCGCCGCGGACAAGCCGTTGGCGGTCGACGCGCCCAATACGCTGGCCTTGCGGCCGGGCGATCGCGTCGGCCTCGCTATTGATCCTGCCGCCATCCGCCTGCTGCCGCCGAACGAGGCTCCATGA
- a CDS encoding ABC transporter permease, giving the protein MRLDTFIRLCILPLAVVTIAFFLLPMLRLMIVGASGDMGLRAYAAILTEPRYRATLINTVALSVATTFASLIIATIAGLFLQRHRFPGRSLLIAMLTFPLAFPGVVVGFMIILLAGRQGLIGQMTLPLIGEKLVFAYSIYGLFLGYLYFSIPRVILTVMAAIDKLDPSLEEAARTLGASPFAVHRDVILPALKPAFFASGAIAFATAMGAFGTAFTLATNIDVLPMLIYTEFTLSANIAMSAALSVGLGLVAWAALALARQAAGGSVAAAG; this is encoded by the coding sequence ATGCGGCTCGATACATTCATCCGCTTGTGCATTCTGCCACTGGCGGTCGTCACCATCGCGTTCTTCTTATTGCCGATGCTGCGCCTGATGATTGTCGGCGCCAGCGGCGATATGGGCCTGCGCGCCTATGCCGCGATCCTGACCGAGCCGCGCTATCGCGCCACGCTGATCAACACGGTGGCACTGTCCGTCGCGACAACCTTCGCCTCACTCATCATCGCCACGATCGCCGGGCTGTTCCTGCAGCGCCATCGATTCCCCGGGCGCTCGCTGCTGATCGCGATGCTGACCTTTCCCCTCGCCTTTCCCGGAGTCGTCGTCGGCTTCATGATCATTCTGCTGGCCGGCCGCCAGGGCCTGATCGGACAGATGACACTGCCGTTGATCGGCGAGAAGCTGGTGTTCGCCTATTCGATCTACGGCCTGTTCCTCGGCTATCTCTATTTCTCGATCCCGCGCGTGATCCTCACGGTGATGGCGGCGATCGACAAACTCGATCCGTCGCTGGAAGAAGCCGCACGCACGCTCGGCGCGTCGCCCTTCGCTGTGCACCGCGATGTCATCCTGCCGGCGCTCAAGCCCGCTTTCTTCGCTTCGGGCGCGATAGCCTTCGCCACCGCCATGGGCGCCTTCGGCACCGCGTTCACACTCGCGACGAATATCGACGTGCTGCCGATGCTGATCTACACCGAGTTCACCTTGTCCGCGAACATCGCCATGTCGGCGGCGCTGTCCGTCGGCCTTGGCCTTGTGGCCTGGGCGGCGCTGGCGCTGGCGCGGCAAGCGGCCGGCGGCTCCGTCGCGGCGGCGGGTTAA
- a CDS encoding ABC transporter permease, with protein sequence MPNRLAFSAQLAFTLLVAAFLIVPALLSMLAGVTVNYFQGIRSGLTLQWVVQVWTLYAETIARSLVVALATLVVTLIVGVPAAYALHVRGGRLARIVEEIITLPLAIPGLAIALALLLTYGGFSDFRRSWGFILVGHVVFTMPFMVRSVMAVFSAIDVKTLDEGAASLGASPWRRFRDVIVPNARPGILAGALMVVTLSLGEFNLTWMLHTPLTKTLPVGLADSYASMRLEVASAYTLVFFVMIIPLLVAIQLMADRTGARNDRP encoded by the coding sequence ATGCCGAACCGCCTCGCCTTCTCCGCGCAACTCGCTTTCACGCTCCTCGTGGCGGCGTTTCTCATCGTGCCAGCTTTGCTGTCGATGCTGGCCGGCGTCACCGTGAACTATTTTCAGGGCATCCGATCGGGCCTGACGCTGCAATGGGTGGTGCAGGTCTGGACGCTCTATGCCGAGACCATCGCGCGTTCGCTGGTCGTCGCGCTTGCGACACTCGTGGTGACGCTGATTGTCGGCGTTCCAGCAGCCTATGCCCTGCATGTCCGCGGCGGGCGGCTGGCGCGCATCGTCGAGGAGATCATCACCCTGCCGCTCGCCATTCCCGGCCTCGCCATCGCGCTGGCCTTGCTGCTTACCTATGGCGGCTTTTCCGATTTCCGGCGCTCCTGGGGCTTCATCCTCGTCGGCCATGTGGTCTTCACCATGCCCTTCATGGTGCGCTCGGTGATGGCGGTGTTCTCGGCCATCGACGTCAAGACGCTCGATGAAGGCGCGGCCTCGCTCGGCGCTTCGCCGTGGCGGCGCTTCCGCGACGTCATCGTACCCAATGCGAGGCCCGGCATCCTCGCCGGCGCATTGATGGTGGTGACGTTGTCTCTCGGCGAATTCAACCTCACCTGGATGCTGCATACGCCGCTGACCAAGACGCTGCCGGTGGGCCTTGCCGATTCATACGCCTCGATGCGCCTTGAAGTGGCGTCAGCCTATACCCTCGTATTCTTCGTCATGATCATTCCCCTGCTGGTCGCCATCCAGCTCATGGCCGACCGCACCGGAGCCCGCAATGACCGCCCCTGA
- the otsB gene encoding trehalose-phosphatase, whose translation MSETSHATLEGEEANVAALRSFAALDPRQVALLFDVDGTLIDIGPAPFDVDVPDTLKRSLDRLFDLTDGAVALVSGRPIGDLDKLFAPLALPAVGGHGAEMRLREGEAAAHVSDLPKALRERLIAAVDPATGVEYEDKGYSVALHYRRAPEHEARLHAHVAESRAAFPGEETEVLPGKMMIEVKRPGIDKGAGIRRLMRHNPFAGRMPVFIGDDVTDEAAFAAMPALGGLSFSVGRSFEGLSGVFSSPSEVRRALSEIVATH comes from the coding sequence GTGAGCGAGACATCTCACGCGACACTGGAGGGCGAGGAGGCCAACGTGGCGGCCCTTCGGTCCTTTGCCGCCCTCGATCCGCGTCAGGTGGCGTTGCTGTTCGATGTCGACGGCACCTTGATCGATATCGGTCCCGCGCCCTTCGATGTCGATGTTCCCGATACACTGAAGCGTTCTCTCGACCGGCTATTCGACCTGACCGATGGCGCCGTGGCGCTGGTGAGCGGGCGCCCAATCGGCGACCTCGACAAACTGTTCGCACCACTGGCGCTGCCCGCGGTCGGCGGTCATGGCGCGGAGATGCGTCTGCGCGAAGGCGAGGCTGCGGCGCATGTTTCCGACCTGCCGAAGGCATTGCGCGAACGTCTGATCGCCGCCGTCGATCCGGCAACCGGCGTCGAGTACGAAGACAAGGGCTATTCGGTGGCGCTGCATTATCGGCGGGCGCCGGAGCACGAGGCACGGCTTCATGCCCATGTTGCCGAGAGCCGCGCCGCCTTTCCCGGAGAAGAGACCGAGGTGCTGCCCGGCAAGATGATGATCGAGGTAAAGCGTCCGGGCATCGACAAGGGGGCCGGCATTCGGCGGTTGATGCGCCATAATCCTTTTGCGGGCCGTATGCCTGTTTTTATCGGTGACGACGTGACGGATGAGGCGGCGTTTGCGGCGATGCCGGCCTTGGGAGGCCTGAGTTTTTCGGTCGGACGCAGTTTCGAGGGCCTCAGTGGTGTGTTTTCGAGCCCATCAGAGGTTCGCCGCGCGCTGAGCGAAATTGTGGCGACACATTGA
- a CDS encoding methyl-accepting chemotaxis protein codes for MFKLSNIRIGTKLAIMSAITALLIGALIVTQIVLGQHLKDDIETASRRSDLALEAEKASAALRGMRLGATYVRFTDDAKVLEANVAEFERAYATFKNATDRFMSISKNAERKQVIERVKADGSAYAKASAEIIKQRRADVEIRAKASGQPLSDADKAKIAEHTAAVNKLVEQNAIPAAAEATKLLEGAVESAHADAIAAQKDAIQTEEFITVVSTAMGLLTLVIALMTAVIGVVTIARPLRALVEPLATVSAGNFTVVVPGVGRKDEVGQIADAVQSMAQKMSHTIAEIKASGREVTNASAEIATSTTDLSQRTEEQAASLEETSAAMEELAATVRRNAENAQLANQDAATTREVADRGGQVVAKAVDAMAKIEDSSRKISDIIGVIDEIARQTNLLALNAAVEAARAGEAGRGFAVVASEVRSLAQRSSQAAKDIKDLITNSNGQVKDGVELVNKAGQSLTEIVESIKKVAVVVSEIANASAEQATGIDQINKALTQMDEVTQQNSALVEENAATAKTLEHQAKAMDDQVSVFQIAVGDNGSYTPATTMSAAPAKSAARLAPARPAAKQAAKPAAGPAREMQTSLATAVGQDWKEF; via the coding sequence ATGTTCAAGCTGTCGAATATCCGTATCGGAACGAAACTCGCCATCATGTCGGCGATTACCGCGCTGCTTATCGGTGCATTGATTGTCACCCAAATTGTGCTGGGACAGCACCTCAAGGACGATATCGAGACCGCCAGCCGCCGCAGCGATCTCGCATTGGAGGCGGAGAAAGCCAGTGCGGCGCTGCGGGGTATGCGTCTCGGCGCGACCTATGTCCGCTTCACGGATGATGCGAAGGTTTTGGAAGCCAATGTCGCCGAGTTCGAGCGCGCCTATGCCACGTTCAAGAATGCGACGGATCGCTTCATGAGCATCTCGAAAAACGCCGAACGGAAGCAGGTCATCGAACGCGTCAAGGCGGATGGTTCGGCTTATGCCAAGGCCTCGGCCGAGATTATCAAACAGCGGCGAGCAGATGTTGAAATACGAGCCAAGGCGAGCGGGCAGCCACTCTCGGATGCCGACAAGGCGAAGATTGCGGAACATACCGCAGCCGTGAACAAGCTCGTCGAGCAGAACGCGATCCCGGCCGCGGCCGAGGCGACGAAGCTGCTCGAGGGTGCCGTTGAATCGGCTCACGCCGACGCAATAGCCGCGCAGAAGGATGCCATTCAGACCGAGGAGTTCATCACCGTCGTTTCGACCGCGATGGGTCTCCTCACTCTCGTGATCGCACTTATGACTGCTGTTATCGGCGTCGTGACGATCGCTCGTCCGCTGCGCGCACTGGTCGAGCCGCTAGCCACGGTGTCCGCCGGCAACTTCACGGTCGTGGTGCCCGGTGTGGGCCGCAAGGACGAGGTCGGCCAGATCGCCGATGCGGTGCAAAGTATGGCTCAGAAAATGAGCCACACCATCGCCGAGATCAAAGCGTCCGGCCGCGAGGTGACCAACGCCTCGGCCGAAATCGCGACCTCGACCACCGACCTGTCGCAGCGCACCGAGGAGCAGGCCGCGAGCCTGGAAGAGACTTCGGCGGCGATGGAGGAGCTTGCTGCGACCGTACGCCGGAATGCCGAGAACGCCCAACTGGCCAATCAGGATGCGGCGACGACGCGTGAAGTCGCCGATCGCGGCGGTCAGGTCGTCGCCAAGGCGGTTGATGCGATGGCCAAGATCGAGGATTCCTCGCGCAAGATTTCGGACATCATCGGTGTCATCGACGAGATCGCACGCCAGACGAACCTGCTCGCGCTTAACGCCGCGGTCGAAGCGGCCCGTGCGGGTGAAGCCGGCCGCGGCTTCGCCGTGGTGGCCTCCGAAGTGCGCAGCCTCGCCCAGCGCTCGTCGCAGGCGGCGAAGGACATCAAGGACCTGATCACCAATTCGAACGGCCAGGTGAAGGACGGTGTTGAACTGGTCAACAAAGCTGGCCAGTCGCTCACCGAGATCGTCGAGTCGATCAAGAAGGTGGCCGTGGTCGTGTCCGAAATCGCCAATGCCTCGGCCGAGCAGGCCACCGGCATCGACCAGATCAACAAGGCGCTGACCCAGATGGATGAAGTGACGCAGCAGAACTCGGCGCTGGTCGAGGAGAATGCCGCCACCGCCAAGACGCTGGAGCATCAGGCCAAGGCGATGGACGATCAGGTCTCCGTGTTCCAGATCGCGGTCGGCGACAACGGCAGCTACACGCCGGCGACGACCATGAGCGCAGCGCCGGCCAAATCGGCGGCTCGGCTGGCGCCGGCTAGGCCTGCGGCGAAACAAGCCGCCAAGCCGGCTGCCGGTCCGGCCCGCGAGATGCAGACATCGCTGGCAACGGCGGTCGGGCAGGACTGGAAAGAGTTCTGA
- a CDS encoding ABC transporter substrate-binding protein, which yields MKKLIGAVALSLFALVAHKPAQAADVICYNCPPQWADWASMLKAIKTDLGYDIPFDNKNSGQTLSQLLAEKNNPVADIAYYGVNFGMKAKAQGVVEPYKPKGWGEVPAGIKDADGEWTAIHSGTLGLFVNKDALGGKPVPACWKDLAKPEYKGMVGYLDPTSAAVGYVGVVAVNSSLGGSDKDFTPAINFFKALAKNDAIVPKQTSYARVVSGEIPILFDYDFNAYRAKYTEKGNFEFVIPCEGTVVFPYVVSLVKNAPNKEKAKKVFDYLLSDKGQAIWTRAYLRPARQIELPAEVKAKFLPDADYARAKSVDWAQMEAVQKGFTDRYLAEVK from the coding sequence ATGAAAAAACTCATCGGCGCGGTCGCGCTGTCGCTGTTTGCGCTTGTCGCGCACAAGCCGGCCCAGGCCGCCGACGTCATCTGCTACAATTGCCCGCCGCAATGGGCCGACTGGGCTTCCATGCTCAAGGCGATCAAGACCGATCTCGGCTACGATATCCCGTTCGACAACAAGAATTCAGGCCAGACGCTGTCGCAGCTCCTGGCCGAGAAGAACAACCCGGTCGCCGACATCGCCTACTATGGCGTGAATTTCGGCATGAAGGCCAAGGCGCAGGGCGTGGTCGAGCCCTATAAGCCGAAAGGCTGGGGAGAAGTCCCCGCCGGCATCAAGGATGCCGACGGCGAATGGACTGCGATCCATTCCGGCACGCTTGGCCTGTTCGTCAACAAGGATGCGCTCGGCGGCAAGCCGGTGCCGGCCTGCTGGAAGGATCTCGCCAAGCCGGAATACAAGGGCATGGTCGGCTACCTCGACCCGACCTCAGCGGCAGTCGGCTATGTCGGCGTCGTCGCCGTCAATTCGAGCCTCGGCGGCTCGGACAAGGACTTCACGCCGGCCATCAACTTCTTCAAGGCGCTCGCCAAGAACGATGCCATCGTGCCGAAGCAGACATCTTACGCGCGCGTGGTGTCGGGCGAAATCCCGATCCTGTTCGACTATGATTTCAACGCCTATCGCGCCAAGTACACCGAGAAGGGCAACTTCGAGTTCGTCATCCCTTGCGAAGGCACCGTCGTGTTTCCCTATGTCGTCAGCCTCGTGAAGAACGCGCCGAACAAGGAGAAGGCCAAGAAGGTGTTCGACTATCTCCTGTCGGATAAAGGCCAGGCGATCTGGACCCGCGCCTATCTGCGTCCAGCGCGGCAGATCGAACTGCCGGCTGAGGTGAAGGCCAAGTTCCTGCCCGATGCCGACTACGCCCGCGCCAAGAGCGTCGACTGGGCGCAGATGGAAGCGGTGCAGAAGGGCTTCACCGACCGCTATCTCGCGGAAGTCAAGTAA
- a CDS encoding cytochrome c encodes MTRLLLAFLPLFAVLAIIDLAVAADAAIGEVLARRWCAACHIVAADQQSGNTQAPPFSAIARKPNFDAAQLALFLMVPHPVMPSMTLSRSEAADLAAYIAAQK; translated from the coding sequence ATGACCCGACTGCTTTTGGCATTCCTCCCTCTATTCGCTGTTCTTGCCATCATCGATCTCGCGGTCGCGGCCGACGCCGCCATTGGCGAGGTGCTGGCCAGACGCTGGTGCGCGGCATGCCATATCGTCGCGGCGGATCAGCAAAGCGGCAACACCCAGGCCCCGCCATTTTCGGCCATCGCCCGAAAGCCGAATTTCGACGCGGCGCAACTCGCGTTGTTCCTGATGGTGCCGCACCCGGTGATGCCGAGCATGACATTGTCGCGCAGCGAGGCGGCCGATCTGGCGGCCTATATCGCCGCCCAGAAATGA